Proteins from a genomic interval of Solea solea chromosome 10, fSolSol10.1, whole genome shotgun sequence:
- the LOC131467421 gene encoding sterile alpha motif domain-containing protein 3-like isoform X2 encodes MPQPAQLRVIIADHDVRKVVLPSGIPETLDDLHSVIRDTFSIAKDFSLHYKDEDFDEFFTLLSTTDLKDKDTIKVVFLPNQEPPIILTLTDVTNMNNQPCEEPDVDDTASVSTDDTLILSSEDSPGHRSQRWPAQFSIPSFSGLTEIQIQSGNERFNKYMTLLTTKDLIPLLPDILGKLAEAIYEYTAYPSSLQISEVAEALTQKHPCLKEPGSFNGSYGWAQRLKYKMNNFRSKLRGLGCPEVEVNSLKRKQTHDQYPAKNLKKPKKAEVNYLPPHAQGETTASLEKERVELLSEMMKRDNSKVVAQKMAKTFSLRREEIVKEAPAISECMKRWPALFSEAQISEEFKRITTVNLQSTFLAKLDQCTPKLMALTQSKGGAAGLKIRNIKDMLLEDNTVERQREIAIRCLMVYLGEKEEDLFKQYWDVEELDADLAMQVMKIAIIGDGCATIVVEGTKILQGIDVARSCALLMGVIYALNLRYPKQLKFTFEAFQKLCLELDGQKASSKVMNLKYGIF; translated from the exons ATGCCACAACCGGCTCAACTCCGAGTGATCATTGCAGATCATGATGTCCGTAAAGTTGTACTACCATCTGGAATCCCTGAGACATTGGATGACCTTCACTCAGTCATTCGTGATACATTTTCCATTGCCAAAGACTTCAGTCTTCACTACAAAGATGAGGATTTTGATGAGTTTTTCACCCTTTTATCTACAACTGACCTCAAGGATAAGGACACAATCAAGGTTGTGTTTCTCCCAAACCAGGAGCCTCCAATCATTTTAACCTTAACTGATGTGACCAACATGAATAATCAGCCTTGTGAGGAGCCCGATGTTGACGACACCGCATCCGTGTCAACCGATGACACACTAATTCTCTCATCTGAAGATAGTCCAGGCCACCGTTCCCAGCGCTGGCCCGCTCAGTTTTCAATTCCCAGCTTTTCTGGCTTAACAGAGATCCAAATTCAGTCAGGAAATGAGCGCTTCAATAAATATATGACTCTTCTCACTACCAAAGATTTAATTCCGCTACTCCCAGACATCCTTGGAAAACTAGCGGAGGCTATTTATGAGTACACTGCTTATCCATCTAGTCTGCAGATCAGTGAGGTTGCAGAGGCCCTCACTCAAAAGCATCCCTGCCTCAAAGAACCAGGCTCATTTAATGGGTCCTATGGATGGGCGCAGCGCCTAAAATATAAGATGAACAATTTCAGAAGCAAACTACGAGGTCTCGGCTGCCCTGAAGTTGAAGTGAACTCActcaagagaaaacaaacacatgaccaGTATCCGGCAAAGAATCTGAAAAAACCAAAGAAGGCGGAGGTGAACTACCTACCCCCTCATGCTCAAGGTGAAACTACTGCAAGtttggaaaaagagagagtggagcTCCTAAGTGAAATGATGAAAAGGGACAACTCCAAGGTGGTAGCTCAGAAAATGGCCAAGACGTTCAGCCTTCGTCGGGAGGAAATAGTGAAAGAGGCCCCTGCAATCAGTGAATGCATGAAGCGCTGGCCTGCGCTTTTTAGTGAAGCACAG ATAAGTGAAGAATTCAAGAGGATAACAACAGTTAACCTACAATCGACCTTTCTGGCCAAGCTTGACCAGTGCACCCCGAAATTGATGGCCTTGACCCAATCAAAAGGAGGAGCTGCAGGCCTGAAGATAAGGAACATTAAGGACATGCTTCTTGAG GACAACACAGTTGAAAGGCAGAGAGAAATTGCCATTCGCTGCCTCATGGTCTATCttggagagaaggaggaggacctTTTCAAACAGTACTGG GATGTAGAGGAGCTTGACGCAGACCTTGCGATGCAAGTGATGAAGATTGCCATCATCGGTGATGGGTGTGCAACCATCGTAGTCGAGGGAACCAAGATCCTGCAGGGGATTGATGTCGCCAGATCCTGTGCTTTGCTGATGGGAGTAATCTATGCTCTTAACCTAAGGTACCCCAAGCAGTTGAAATTTACCTTTGAGGCATTCCAGAAGCTATGCCTTGAGCTTGATGGACAAAAAGCCAGCTCTAAAGTAATGAATCTCAAGTATGGTATTTTTTAG
- the LOC131467421 gene encoding sterile alpha motif domain-containing protein 3-like isoform X1 translates to MFKARRVTTAETHQSVVVNGLQSLCRVPCKDKKLFIFSWYPGFKGFNLRRGQPLRTNEISPSPSPEFVYRCQMPQPAQLRVIIADHDVRKVVLPSGIPETLDDLHSVIRDTFSIAKDFSLHYKDEDFDEFFTLLSTTDLKDKDTIKVVFLPNQEPPIILTLTDVTNMNNQPCEEPDVDDTASVSTDDTLILSSEDSPGHRSQRWPAQFSIPSFSGLTEIQIQSGNERFNKYMTLLTTKDLIPLLPDILGKLAEAIYEYTAYPSSLQISEVAEALTQKHPCLKEPGSFNGSYGWAQRLKYKMNNFRSKLRGLGCPEVEVNSLKRKQTHDQYPAKNLKKPKKAEVNYLPPHAQGETTASLEKERVELLSEMMKRDNSKVVAQKMAKTFSLRREEIVKEAPAISECMKRWPALFSEAQISEEFKRITTVNLQSTFLAKLDQCTPKLMALTQSKGGAAGLKIRNIKDMLLEDNTVERQREIAIRCLMVYLGEKEEDLFKQYWDVEELDADLAMQVMKIAIIGDGCATIVVEGTKILQGIDVARSCALLMGVIYALNLRYPKQLKFTFEAFQKLCLELDGQKASSKVMNLKYGIF, encoded by the exons ATGTTCAAGGCGAGACGAGTGACCACAGCTGAAACTCATCAAAGCGTCGTGGTGAATG GTCTTCAGTCACTTTGCCGTGTGCCTTGCAAGGACAAAAaactcttcatcttctcctggTATCCTGGTTTCAAGGGGTTCAATTTGAGACGTGGTCAGCCTCTCAGGACAAACGAGATATCACCTTCTCCTTCCCCTGAG TTTGTGTACAGGTGCCAGATGCCACAACCGGCTCAACTCCGAGTGATCATTGCAGATCATGATGTCCGTAAAGTTGTACTACCATCTGGAATCCCTGAGACATTGGATGACCTTCACTCAGTCATTCGTGATACATTTTCCATTGCCAAAGACTTCAGTCTTCACTACAAAGATGAGGATTTTGATGAGTTTTTCACCCTTTTATCTACAACTGACCTCAAGGATAAGGACACAATCAAGGTTGTGTTTCTCCCAAACCAGGAGCCTCCAATCATTTTAACCTTAACTGATGTGACCAACATGAATAATCAGCCTTGTGAGGAGCCCGATGTTGACGACACCGCATCCGTGTCAACCGATGACACACTAATTCTCTCATCTGAAGATAGTCCAGGCCACCGTTCCCAGCGCTGGCCCGCTCAGTTTTCAATTCCCAGCTTTTCTGGCTTAACAGAGATCCAAATTCAGTCAGGAAATGAGCGCTTCAATAAATATATGACTCTTCTCACTACCAAAGATTTAATTCCGCTACTCCCAGACATCCTTGGAAAACTAGCGGAGGCTATTTATGAGTACACTGCTTATCCATCTAGTCTGCAGATCAGTGAGGTTGCAGAGGCCCTCACTCAAAAGCATCCCTGCCTCAAAGAACCAGGCTCATTTAATGGGTCCTATGGATGGGCGCAGCGCCTAAAATATAAGATGAACAATTTCAGAAGCAAACTACGAGGTCTCGGCTGCCCTGAAGTTGAAGTGAACTCActcaagagaaaacaaacacatgaccaGTATCCGGCAAAGAATCTGAAAAAACCAAAGAAGGCGGAGGTGAACTACCTACCCCCTCATGCTCAAGGTGAAACTACTGCAAGtttggaaaaagagagagtggagcTCCTAAGTGAAATGATGAAAAGGGACAACTCCAAGGTGGTAGCTCAGAAAATGGCCAAGACGTTCAGCCTTCGTCGGGAGGAAATAGTGAAAGAGGCCCCTGCAATCAGTGAATGCATGAAGCGCTGGCCTGCGCTTTTTAGTGAAGCACAG ATAAGTGAAGAATTCAAGAGGATAACAACAGTTAACCTACAATCGACCTTTCTGGCCAAGCTTGACCAGTGCACCCCGAAATTGATGGCCTTGACCCAATCAAAAGGAGGAGCTGCAGGCCTGAAGATAAGGAACATTAAGGACATGCTTCTTGAG GACAACACAGTTGAAAGGCAGAGAGAAATTGCCATTCGCTGCCTCATGGTCTATCttggagagaaggaggaggacctTTTCAAACAGTACTGG GATGTAGAGGAGCTTGACGCAGACCTTGCGATGCAAGTGATGAAGATTGCCATCATCGGTGATGGGTGTGCAACCATCGTAGTCGAGGGAACCAAGATCCTGCAGGGGATTGATGTCGCCAGATCCTGTGCTTTGCTGATGGGAGTAATCTATGCTCTTAACCTAAGGTACCCCAAGCAGTTGAAATTTACCTTTGAGGCATTCCAGAAGCTATGCCTTGAGCTTGATGGACAAAAAGCCAGCTCTAAAGTAATGAATCTCAAGTATGGTATTTTTTAG